TACCTTTACAAATTCACTGGGTTAATGAAAGTCTGAAAAATCAGTGTCGGACTAATTAGGGtggtaaataaagacaacagtagtatactgctgttcaaaactcataaatccatggacaaaaaacaaaatcggggtaacaaactaaaaccgagggaaacgcattaaatataagaggagaacaacgacacaacactaaaatgtaacacacacagaaacggaccaagcatcagaaaaatcccacgagaataacaaatataacatcctTACCAAATATAATGGTAAgattgaagttggaatttccaagtttaattttgataattataagATTCATTCTGATATCTAAAGCTAAAAATTCAAGATTAAGTTGGAAATTccaagatttaagttgattatTCCAAGATTAATGTTGATAATTCAAAGATTAAAGTTGGTAAttccaaaataaatgtttgataattccaagataaaagttgaaatttccAAGATTAAAGTTGATAATTTCCAAAAGTAATGTTGATAATGCCAAGATTAATGTTGATAATTTCAAGATTCAAGTTGATAATTCCAAGATAAAGATGACAATTCCAAGATTTAATTTCTAAATTCCAAGATTAAAATTGATAACTCCAAGATTAAAatcgacaatttaaaaaaaataaataaaaaaggatgGCCATAATATGCCTCCGTGTACCTATTACACTCCTGTAGTTACGAGtctatatacatttgcaaataaTTCTAATGGAAGCAATAcaagatttttcttaaatatcaaattctcaaaataaaaaaataaaaatttaattttagattatAGACACTTCCGAATGTGGTTTCTAATGAGAAACAGACACTTGCAAACCCGTTCATAATGAGTGAAGATAATTCTAGTTTTTTAATGACGGATTCCACTTGCTTTTACTTGCTAACTAATAACGGATATACACAATAGCAAGACGTCCGTTGTTATGCTGTGGTTACTATGTTGCAATTTATTATTACATTAGTAGtttatgtatttctctgtcGTGGGTGTTCTTACGTTTTGTTTGTACTGTAATCCTGTCacgtaatgttgtcattttagctgtagtgttttaacatttcaatataatcGGGAGGTTTTGGCTGGTCATAAAACGAGGAccaatccaccatttttcttGAAATGTCCTAAACCAAGACAGAAATAtggcatttaatataaaatagtccgtttcaatgttgtttttgttagTTATAGTACAGTTCCCTCGGATTTGGTTTGtgacccagatttgttttcgcTTAACCGATTAATGACgattgaacagcagtatactactgttgcctatatATTTCTATTCGATGAAAGTATTATTACACCCTTGTTTTTGTGCAAATCAAACGACATGTCATCATACATTGATTAGCAGAGGACCACATATTGCAGTAAGCAGAATATGAGTTATGGCACGAGAAAGACAACTAAAGTATTAAGAGGGGGTTTTAATCGAATTAATCCCTTATACAAATCGATAATATGTGATGACCTCAAATCTTTATTTGATAGGTCCATAAGTTGAAATACGAATGCATACAGAGTCTGTCTTACCTGTATCTGATCCATATCTTTAACTCATTGGCAAAGCAATGAAAACACAAGTCTAGTAATTGTGAGTACCATGGAAAAGGCTCTGAACACGACGTCCTATAACTTGATGATCCGTTGTGTATACACACAGATAAAGAAGTAGATATTAGATGATAAAAATTGTGTAGGTGATTTTTTAACCGCGGaaattgtaattaatatttttagaatgaaaCGGGTTTTTTAGACGGTTAATGGAACATATACttttcaaatatgtatatatcgACAAAAATACGGAACTTAAACTGGTCAATACGGAAACCTAACATCGTGATCATCCGTTTCAACAGCCTGTACTTTTAACTAAGTAATTTGACTAACAAAAGACATTGCACAAAAAACAACTGCTTACTAGTATATCTGATGAGAGTTCTTAACTGTTATCCATTAGTTATTCAAGCTTACAAACATGAAATgctaaatattttgaagaaaactttAGCTGAATCAGCAAAACAAGCACAAGGTTAACACAGAGATTGAAAATGACAGGAAAATGTGTGTCTATGAAATTTTTAACGTCATGTCTGATTGTTacatttttgaacaattttgcCGAATAATCAACAAGCGTACACGACATGTTGTACAATAAGCACGTAAATACCGATTACCCAAGAATCTATTCGTCAATGACAATGTCAACCAAACGACAAAAATAACGGGACCAATCCGGTCATTAGAACCAAATTCTACAAATAACGACAACAACAGTTTATcgctgtttgaaattcataaatcgattgaaatgaagaaaaaaaaaatctgggttacaaacttaaaccgagggaaataCATCAACTATAACAGGAAAACAAGTAAACAACAGAAAAGCCCAAGTGTAACAAAGACCCAAAACAAACGGCAATGCAACATTCATAGAAAcgactataagataacaactgccatattcctgacttggtacaggatgttttaagaaaaaatgtcgggttgaacctggtttctattataaaaaaaaacgaaaatagcAATAGATATGTAGTCAGTAGTGTTTAAGAACATTCATTATTCGACCTGCTAGTCGAATGCGTTTTCTTAAAATATGCCTtatcttttttttgtcttttggtaaatgttttttgtgctgtatttagacccgtCTACCAAGACATTTGTTTtgcatgcacacgtataaaaattgcagtttttacCCAACGCAATTATAGTTTTGAACGTATAGTTATCAATTGAGacttgaaatatatattgtatatgaatTATTGATAATTGTTCATTTCGTTTGATTACCAGGGTTTACCACAAAATGAAAATCAAGGTTGGGGAGAAAGGTTATTAAATTAAAGATGATGTGATGTGTTGTCGAATCGTTTCTTGCTCACAATTTTTTTCCGAATTTGGAAAAGCGGGTATCgcatattatattttgtagttggTCCTATTGTAGGTCACCACTCTTTTAGAAACGAATTAAACAGTGACAAGTAAAAAGCTCATATGGCTTCCCAGATTGCAGGTTTATAAAAATTCTGAATACTAATCTgatattaagaaataaaatgaaagataGACTGAAATACGaataaataaaaggattttAGATTGTTTACAAGTATGCACATCAGCGTACAATGACATGTATAAACCACAGACTGTTAGGGAGATCGAGACTATATACGTTAACTTGTAAGTATTTTTCTATGTATTTGATAGTTATCGAAGGTACcaacattgatatttttgacGTCATGCGCAAGTTTCATCTGCAAAATACTCACCAGTGAAGCTCCAACTAAAAACGTTTACAAGGCCAAGTAAAGTACGAAGGTAAACAGCATTTCGGACCTAagaattcctaaaagttttgtcaaatacagcaaGTAAATATATTGCTTGGGTAGAAATTCAAATTTCAGATTTGATGATTCTTTATATAataacccccccccctttttgttaattttagatATAGCAAATTTGTTGTTAAACTATATATGTTTTGATAACATTAAGGACTATAgtcaagatttttttattaaatatttattgccAAAATTTTTATTTAGTGTTTGTGATTTCTAATTCATCTTGGACAGTGATGAAAGTATTGATTGAAGAAATAATGTTGAAATAATGTTTAATCATGGTACTCAATCAATAGTACACTCGCATTcagaaaaagataattaaagtAGCATTCATACAGTGATATACTTATGATTAATGAATTAAATTGTATTCATCCGGTAAAGTATCCCTTTATATTTAGACGACAACATTTGACTGatgttaaaagagggacgaaagataccaaagggacagtcaaactcataaatctaaaacaaactgacaacgccatggctaaaaatgaaaaagacaaacagaaaaacaatagtacacatgacacaacatagaaaactaaagaattaacaacacgaaccccaacaaaaactaggggtgatctcaggtgctccggaagggtaagctgatcctgctccacatgcggcacccgtcgtattgcttatgtgattacaaatccggtaaatagtctaattcggtaggtcaaatacatgaaatagaaTGGGATTGTAgatacgacgtaaggaacatatccgatatcatttgtgaaacggttatttcataacggttaAGAAGAGCCATATCAAGCTACTTCTGACATTTAGATATATTCACATATAGATATTGTGAATGTAGGAATccaaatttctttatatatacgCGAACTTTCCCTTAATTAACATAGTCTGGTATTTTGACCCAATCTCTACGTTGCGTCACTTTACTGACGGCATATAGCAAACAATAAGCCAAGACACGATTAATTTTATACTTAAACTTCCAGATTGACGCTGAAAGCAGTATTTGTATAGAAATTTAATGTTCTTCACAAGTATAACTGAAATATGAAGACGTCATAGTTACAAGGTTTTGACCAACACAGATTGTCTCGACGTTGAAAGTGTTCTTCTTCAGGAAACTGTGTTGTTGTGAAAGTACTGAACAAGTTTTGACGTATGAATTGTTTGTTCGTTTATGTCATATAATATAACCAGtaaacacaattgaaaataaaaaatactaaaGGGAACGCAACTCTCGATATTTTGTCAACTGTCCTTGCTGTTTCCCTTTCCAGCTGATCATATGAACGTTCACTTTGTTTTTCAGTCTGAAATCCAtgctacaaaataaaatcatcaatataaaaaataatgacacATGAAAGACAAATTTTGATTTACGACACGAAAGTCTGAAAGAATTAGTTATTAATATCATTGTATCAGTTTCTATTCAATAATAGTGATTTTATACAAAACTTCTGGATGGCCTCCATATGGTTTCAATAACATCTCTggtaaatatcaaaatgaacaaTCCACCAACATATACATGTGATATAGATTCTAGTAGCTTTTAccatattacaaaaaaacattatttgtgatatttatttttgcaCTTTTCATTATCCATCCCTTTTAATTAAATGTATCGAGTTCATATATTACATCcataaatatctttattaatcattATTGTTCAATACTTCAATAAAATACTAATGCGGGCTAATCGCATTTGCTTTAAAAGTGAATGACAATaacattattattaattatatattaaatacaaaaaaaatggaatttagaagtTTGGCATCGAGTATCTCCGAAAAGACAGGTACTACCAAATTGTGCATATAGTGCagtaaaattggtaccgttaatgttacaTACCTTCAtctgtttgttgttgttgcagATTTCGATATCGCTAGACGATGTTTCCGATTTTCTCCTTTGATGCACCCTAACTGACACGCAAACATATGCATACTCCATAACGGCACAAAAGACAAGGATCAAACACACAGAATTCCAAATATCAATAGCCCGTATGTAGGACACACGCTGAGCCATCGAGACACTCATATTACCGTTTGAAGAAATAGTAAGGACTGTTAGTATACCGAGGGAGATTCTTGCTGGTATTGCATCTACGTCCAACCAAAAGGATAACCAGGAAAGCATGACAACAAGAACAGATGGCGCATATATCTGAATAAGATAAAACTCATATCGCCTTATAAACATCAAGGTTACACCAATACTACTGTAGGTACCTGTAAAAATAACATGGAATTCTTAATAGTGATAATCCTCCAATAGTGTTTTCAAGTACGTGTTTCTTTCTTGTAGGAACTTGACTATTGATGTTCTTAAACAACAAGACCTTTCAGTCACGAAGCTTGATATCGCCATGTATCTTAAATGACACTGTAGTACATCATCGTCATTAAAGGAGATAGCTTATATTGTTCTTCGAATTAAAATAAGTGAAGCATTTATCTCGGTTTTGCAGTTTACCTGTTATTTGTATAAATGACATGTGCTTGAtatgaagaaaaagaaaacaagatgtttatgtttttattggATTCAAAAGGAACTAAGAGCAAATACAGGATCTCGTTGGTTCGAACCTCGGTCCGGTCAGACCAAAGACattaaaattggtatttgctgcTTCTCCGCTTAGCACGTGGCTTTAAGGAGCAATATTAAAGACTGGTCGGCTCGGAGCCATACTTATTTTTCAAAGTAAGGTTACTTGTCTTACTGTGAACCAGCACGTTAAATATTGCTCGTTGTGATTTTGGTCTAGTACAATTTTGTAGTGCACCCGTGTAGTGACCAACGTTAATAGTAATTCAgataagaattgaatgcttcattttataatttttttcatttaaggaatgattaatttttctgtccgcgtagcgggttatttaacagtgtgcaccacattttttatgttatttcgaatagacagaaaaaatattacagtcatttcttattatttaattctaaattccattttaaaccgtagaaaaccatgacaaaacgttgatgacgtcacgatCTCATGACTAAATAATGTCTATTGGCTGatagccaatcagaagacgcattacatccaaaattaaactatttgGATATGAAGGTTAATTCTAGAATGATTTTTagttgttatccaatcaaaataacgGATTATTctgaaacattttttatataaattacacCGTTGgatttcccgtttgaatggtttttccCTGGTAattttggggctctttatagcttgttgttcggtgtgagccaatgctccgtgttgaaggccgtacattgacctataatggtttacttttataaattgttatttggatggagagttgtctcattggcactcacaccccatcttcctatatctatgttatGTAATTATTACCTGTTGAATATGTCAGATTGCGTGTATAAGACTGTGTCTCTCCTAATTCGAATTGACTATGCTTTACATCATCACGAAAAGCTGCAGCTGGTTCTGTCCATTGGAAGGAGATGATAGAGTTAGTGAAACCATCTGTAAAAAATCAATGGTACATGTTTATATGGAATCTACACATcagttttatgtattttacttTAGATAAGTTTTTATAGTTCGGCTTTTAAAATTGTGTGAGACATCGACTTCCAATACAAAGTGAGCACAAAACAGCTTCAAACCAATATAGTCGTAATGCTTATATCTAATAAGGATTACTTGTACTGATTGAAAACGAAACAATTTAAATTGGTTAAGTGGTACGAATCTTCCCTGTGTATTTGTTTTCCCCTAAAggaacaaattaaaataaaaaaggaaagaacCAGGATGAAATTGAGAAATTGTATACCCTAAACCACAGAACAATTTCCGTGTTAGAATTTATTATGATTCACTCATAAACACGTGCTGAAATAATGTTGTCATCTCTCagtatacatttgaaattgttACAGTTAACCAAAACCAAATTGACAAAATCCAAATATATGCAGTTACAGTGTGCAGCTTAATGCTTCAGTTGATATTCAATTCGCGTCTCTATATTTGTTAGGTTAGCCGGTTTAACCTTCGAAACTGACGAAAAACCAGGTTTGATAACACTAACAGAAATGACACGGTATATGAAGACAGCAAAATAGtaccattaaaaataaaatgaaaagattGTATCCAAATTTGAGTCTTAGTTTAGTACTATAAAAAACGGAgcgttttttatttttttagatgaaaCTAATAAGGAAGAAGCCTTCTTTTAAGGACTTGTATCTTTTCAAATGACGAGACTGTCGAAcaaaatgagaggtttagcgctataaaaccaggtttcatcatttgaaaatgcctgtaccaagtcaggaatatgacagctgttgttcattcgtttttgatgtgtttttgtcatttgattttgccatgttattaaggactttccgatttgattttcctctgagttaagtatttttgtgattttactttttttttcaaatgaagaaaagaaaaataaggcGAATATACTACTTACAACTTTCTAACTCAATAGGACAACGTTGTTCatcaaatggaaattttgttaagTCCATAAAACACGTGAATTTCCCGGTCAcccttaaatattaaaaaaccgTTATACTATTGAATCTTTTTTTTGAATACTGGagacattaattttaaataaaataatgcgTACGTTTATAGAAATATTGTATAGTTGATAGATTTATGAACATTGAAACAGAGTCTACTTTACATTTCCTCGTTTTCAGTtgcatttttttgcatttgtgGTAGTTATCTATTGAACTTCTATATATAGACTATATATAcccttttattttaaaaagaatttatatCTTTCGATTATATTgcagtattaaaaaatattaaaaattgttatatCATTGATACCTTGTTTTACTACTGGAAACATcaattataaatgaaacaatGCGTACGTTTATAGAAATATTGTATAGTTGatagatttatgaattttaaaatgggGTCTACTATCCATTTCCTTgttttgtgttgcatttttttttgcatttgtcgTAATTATCTATTGAACTTCTATAAAAAGTCTCTATATCCTTTCATTTTTAAAGACTTTATAGCTTTCGATTATGTTGCAGTATTTACGCTCCTGATAGAGATTACAGTTTCGATTGACGGTGGTTTTCTTCAAATTGTTTCATCaagattaaaatattatttatccGGACTGTTATTGATGATACTGTGGATATAAGGACAATTTGTACTTGTCATAACATATATGGAATAGCATAATCGATCTATACAGTAAAAGGCTAAAGTAGTATAggcacaaaacaaacaaaaaaatggggAGGGGAGCTGTTGTGAATACTAAGTCTTAGTAACTTCTGGTTAAGTGAGATCAGGTGCTTGGAGAGAGTTTGTATCTTtataaagttattagaaaatgaGATATGATTGTAAATGCATGTGTTTTCCGTTATATGATCGCTGCGGAAAATGTCTACCAAAACtttatgtaaattatgtaatttCATGAATCAACATATCCTTGATTTAACTCTAAATTCATGATATAGCTAGTTTACTactcttaaaaaaaaaggtgacgttataaaaaatattcacaaaGCACATATCACTAGTTTTAGGTTAAGTTATAtcttataatgtttttaaaatgataaatttatttcgatctgagcgtcactgatgagtcttatgtagacgaaacgcgcgtctagcgtattaaatcataatcctggtacctttgataactatctactGACCTTATACTATAGACGACCTTCCCATTTGGGTAAATAATCATCAATCTATTAGGACGTGTAAGTTCATGGAAATAAGTATGTGTATCACTTGTAAAAGCCAGATCTGGTACCCAGATTTCTTTTGTGATTTCATTATCCAGtgaaatgttcaacaaattgtcTTTGGTTTCAAACTGAAGTCGACGATCAACCCATTCTTGTCTCAAAAACATGCTGATAGAAAACGTCtaaacatataattataatttactatATGAAGACCTCAGTAATGCATTATAAATCCATATTATTGAAGAAATATTAAGATTTAGTACATAAAGTTACTAGAagtatatttgaaattgaattaaaagcatactttttctcattatttgttacaaatacaaatacaaatacaaatattttattggcacaaacacaattacaataattggcAAAGGCCCATATTACAGTGCATAACAATGAATACAGCATTAGTagttaaatatgttataattaagAAGCTAAAATTTCGTTTCTATACaccagacatttatatatataagaactaGTCTTTTTCAGGACTTTTAAAGAATTACTATTAATACAACTATTAATATTTAGCTGATTTTCACTACAACATGTAGGAAGTATatttaatatcttatttttaaagttaattctATAGTTGGAAAAAATTCCACATTTCAGTAAAAAGTGATTTTCAACTTCTACCTCACCTGAtttacatacattacaaactCGTTCATCGGTGGGTAAACCTAAATATCGCCCCTTTTCAATAGCAAGATTGTGTGCACTCAATCTAATTTTACACAGAGATGACCTTTCTAATCTATTACTTAGAACATCAACATAAGAACTACGCTGCTTCGAATTATGAAATTGTtggtaaaattttagttttgatgAATCATGAATTTTTGATGATTGATCCTGTGTGCACTGATTAATCACTCGTTGTTTAATACTTGGTAGATATTGTTTAATAGAAAAGTTTCCCCCAGCTAGGTTTGAAAATCCTagattgttaaaaatagaataaagttTCTTTGtccaggggttattttttttcagttgccAGAAAAACTTTGGATATAAGTGTGTTTTCAGACCTTAAAATATGACCATAAAACTTAATacaagaaaatgatattttttagcATAGCGGTAGCCTGCAAAGTTCAGCTCTACAAGCAGCATTAATTGCTTT
This Mytilus trossulus isolate FHL-02 chromosome 14, PNRI_Mtr1.1.1.hap1, whole genome shotgun sequence DNA region includes the following protein-coding sequences:
- the LOC134696472 gene encoding glycine receptor subunit alpha-3-like, which produces MRHFRSVNIIFVLWNCIQNVKPVANYDDHNATVLQNENGMLRQSILEEMLSTYDKRFPPHYNDVIPVKVKVQMYVLSVFEIDASEMTFSISMFLRQEWVDRRLQFETKDNLLNISLDNEITKEIWVPDLAFTSDTHTYFHELTRPNRLMIIYPNGKVVYSIRVTGKFTCFMDLTKFPFDEQRCPIELESYGFTNSIISFQWTEPAAAFRDDVKHSQFELGETQSYTRNLTYSTGTYSSIGVTLMFIRRYEFYLIQIYAPSVLVVMLSWLSFWLDVDAIPARISLGILTVLTISSNGNMSVSMAQRVSYIRAIDIWNSVCLILVFCAVMEYAYVCVSVRVHQRRKSETSSSDIEICNNNKQMKHGFQTEKQSERSYDQLERETARTVDKISRVAFPLVFFIFNCVYWLYYMT